ATTGATACAAGTAAAGATGTTCgaggatttaattgaaattccTATATAGTTGGGGGGCCTATTTGAGTTttccttgattttattttggtgtttAACAAAATTTCAACCATATAATCCAAACAAGCTAAGCCGTCCATATCTAAACATATGCGTGGCCAAAAAATCATGGAGTTAATGTTGTCATTTCAGTTGCAATAATGGCATCAAAGTCAAGCTTGACATCCTGATGAATGATAAGGAGGAGGAATCTTCCTCCTTCACAATTCTCAACTACACAAGAAAGAAGCTACAAAAGTATAAAAATGCCCaccattttccttttctgtgtgtttcttttctttttcttttaaaaaaatcatataaatagtATTGTTACAAGCAACTCAGGCTGATATGGTACAAGATATTGATCATAGGttaatcaaaaatattaaaattgatattattttatttttaaaataaaattgcatcattttaattaaaaaaatctaatttaaaataaaacttgactcaaaagatatttttaaatcaatgaatCATTAAATTAACCTGCTAGATTGGACTTGATATTTTATAACCCTTGATACATTTATATTATTGGTTTTCAtagatgaaatttattaaacttaGACATGTTaattcaagacaaaaaaaaaattatatcgaAAGAGGATCTTCAGCATAGCCACGATTATAATATATGCCTTTAATATGCTGACAAGTGCCTTCATGGAAGATCATATAATGGCACAGTAGCACATATTTCCACATAGTTTCGTCTTTACTCAACTATCTTTCCCCTTATTTATTGAGCACCTTTTGTGAAGAAGTTGCAATCACAGCCATCTTCTATAAAACTTTTTTGCATCTTGGCTAGCATTCCAAATTATCTTCCCAAAAGCTCTCTCAAGCATCCATCTTTCCTTTCGATACCAACATCCTAACAATATATCATTTTGGGTTCTCTTGATCATCCACAAATGTCTCCAACAAAGAGTGGCCACGGATTCTTCAAATTCAGAATTCTTCGAGTCATTGCAGCTATATCTATCTAATTAAacttatacatatatttttcctaTACTATATCCTTGTttgcaaatgatatttttgcTTTTCCACCCTCAGTAAAACTAGCCAACAACATTTTTCATCACTTCCCATAATACTGTCTTGTCAATTCTAAGAcaaattcaatatttgttttttctttcacccCAAATGGTTTCAAAGAAGTACGACTTAATATCTTCAAGTGGGGTTGTAGAAATGGCTTGGATCATGCTAAGGATAGACTACTCGAGACTCTTCTGGCTTCTCTTTGGTGTTTTCTCTTATGAAAATCATGAAGGAAAGCCCCGGATTTAGGGCACGTCGATCTTTTGCTTAAAATTAGTTATATAGCTAGCTACACAGACAATATCTACGTACGTCCTAAAACCCTTAAGTCTTATCTATTTTCCCTATATTTTTCCATAAAGTTTGCAAAAGTTTTGGCCATAACACAAGGATGTATAGAAAGCATGTTGAAGTGCGTCCTTTTGATGAAACCAAGGCTGATCATGGCTATGCTGAAATCGATCCTACAGGCCGTTATGGTCGGGTAAGTTTTAGCCGTTTTAGccttttatatcatcatatataTGTATTTGTTGTCTTCATGCATCTGTTTTGTTCTTAAGTTCTTGCAATTATTTCTACAAATTGCATTGATTCTCATAGCATTGAATAGAAGGTTAAAGGTCTACTAGTTTGTACCTTCACCAAGTCTTACCTTAACTCACAATCTAGGGTTCATTTAGCATGTGTATTTGAGCTTGGCGAGACTGGATTAGATTGGACTGTGCAAGATAGTGCTGTTCATAAGATCGGGCAAAAACCATTCCATGTGGATGTGCAAGTGATGTTGTCCTGTCCAGTTTGATGTACCAAAACTTAGGTTTAATCTAGGACACAACCTGtattattaattagtttattgtATAAAATACATGTAATATTAATTGAGAATGTGTAGTTTGAGGAGGTTAATTAGACATGATTGCACAGAGTAATGAATCGTTTTAGTTATCACACGTACATGTGTTTACCATGCCAATACATGaatcttaataatttaataggataaacctttttcttttctttttttagctggGAAGTCACTGTCCTAATCTTtgtttatgttatatttttttggttttaatcaTCCCTAAAATTGATGATTTATTAACACACTAGTTGGGGGTACTTATTGAATTACCAGTTAATTAAAGAATTTGTGCAAACTGCAAAGACCGTATAGGCTATGATTCGTAGATATTACAGACAATTATTTAGTTTTGGTGCTATCAATgatcttaattgatttttttttgtttagtttagtagTTAATCAATGACTTGTGTTAGGTTACGCAGCGTATATAGTATGGATAGAAACtggaattttcaatttttaaggtTACGTACggttttaaataaattgtagtgaaataaaaaaaaattctgaaattttctAAAAGcctataatttaataatttgatgaaaaaaataatactccAATTGTTTGTATAGAGTTAAAAATCTAcctaaccaaaaaaaatcaaaaactaggtagacaaagttattaaaatatgaaattaacaagaaaaataattaaagtaacAAAAACATGGACCTAATTTGAAGCCTTCAAGATCTCGGTTGGTTACGACCACTAGACATTGCCTGTAGAACTCCCCAACcaaatttaaatctaatttaatgattaaatctaaaattatagttatttttaccATACTATACTTTTAACATATTTAGACTTCTTCGCGAGCTTTGACTTGTTTATATGGTTCATAGACACATCTGCAAACACATCATCACTATGTTATACCTCTGGGATGGAAAATGTGTATGATTAATTCGAGTGATGATTGACACGTATGTTTAATCCAAGATTTCAATTTAGTTCCTCTATGAGATGATTGACTGATTACTTGATTAATGGGACTACTGAAAAAGATTATTGTATCCACTTATGACAAGAATTGAATGTGTTTTAAATGAATAGTTTGAAGAAGTTCTTGGCAGAGGAGCAATGAAAACAGTGTACAAGGCAATAGATGAATTCTTGGGAATAGAGGTGGCATGGAACCAGGCTAAACTCAGTCGGGTGCTTTCCTCACCAGAGGATTTGCAGAGGCTTTACTCAGAAGTTCATCTGCTCAGAATCCTCACTCATGACTCTATCATCAAATTTTACGCCTCTTGGATTGATGTTCGTGGAAAGACGTTTAACTTCATCACTGAAATGTTTACTTCAGGAACTCTCAGACAGTAATTTCCTTCGCAATTCAAATTTGTTTACGTGGCCATGATCCTTTAACCTAATGCGTTTTATGCCATAATGCAAGAACTATCTGCTGTTTTGCAGATATCGCCAAAAATATACCCGCGTGAACATCCGAGCCATCAAGAAATGGGCTCGACAAATCTTAGAAGGCATCGTGTATCTACATGGCCATGATCCTCCTGTAATTCATCGAGACCTAAAATGTGACAATATCTTTGTCAATGGCCATCTTGGACAGGTCAAGATTGGTGATCTAGGTCTTGCAGCCATACTCCGGGGTTCCCAATCAGCACACAGTGTCATAGGTAGTCATTTTTTCCTTCATTGATGCATGGATCAATGACTGCTCCATTTGTGCTGACTTATATTATATCTCTACGATTCGGTAACCATTTTTAGGCACTCCGGAGTTCATGGCACCAGAACTATACGAGGAGAATTACAATGAACTAGTTGATGTCTACTCATTTGGCATGTGTGTATTGGAGATGCTCACAGCCGAATACCCGTATAGTGAATGTACTAATCCAGCACAAATTTACAAGAAAGTAACATCGGTAAAGTCTGTTTTCAGAGTAACACTCGTAATTTCTGGTGAGCTAGAGTATGCCCAGCATAATACTTTTGTTATGCAGGGGAAGTTACCAGCAGTATTCTACCGGATTCAGGACTTGGAAGCTCAGAGGTTTATTGGAAAATGCTTAGAAACTGCTTCAAAGAGATTGCCAGCAAAAGAGCTACTGCTTGATCCATTTCTTGCATCTGATGAAGCTGAACTGTCACAAGTTCCAAGGATCAGAAATCAAAAGTCATTTCTGAATGACAGGGAAATGGAGAAACTCCAACTAAACGATCATCCCCCAAGGACAGACATGATAATCACAGGGAAGCTGAACCGTGACGATACCATCTTCCTTAAAGTGCAAATTGCTAATGAAGATGGTAAGGGAACAATTATCTCTTTCAATGCAAATGTTTTAAAACGTTTGTTCTTCAggaattgtttgtttgttgctGAAAAAAAGGAGTTTTCATAGTTTCTGCCATACTGATGACAGTGTTGCTTTCATAAGCTTTGTTAACTGGCAAGTATTTGGAGACAAGCATGTACTGAAGTGCTTTCCCCTTCAATGTTTTCTTGCAGGAACTCCTAGGAACATATTTTTTCCTTTCGACATTCTACATGACACACCGATTGATGTTGCAATGGAGATGGTCAAGGAGCTTGAGATTGGTGACTGGGAACCATTTGAAATTGCTGATATGATTGACGGGGCAATCTCTGATCTAGTGCCAAACTGGAAGAAATGGGACTTACCTAATACTGAACCCCGCCATATATTTGATTACCAAGAAGATGATGGTCATAATCATCCATTCCACTCTTCCTCATATTCATCATCTCATTCATCCCTATCAGGATTAATGCCACATTTGCTCCAAGGTATGTCTCCCATGATGCCTTACAGCTTAGCTGCTATGTAGTTCCTATTTGAGCCATGGATTAGTTAGCCTAATCAAAGAATTAGTTAATTATTGCTTGGCCTTGGTCTGTCTGATGTATCTTCAGGCCCTGAATTTTGTCAAAATCAAGTAGGAAtatcttccttttattcaaagaaaCTAATGTCTTCGAATTTTGGAAATGCTAATCAAAGTTTTCCAAAAGAATTGGTATAGGAACAATTGTACGCTACAGCCAGAACAAGCTAGGTATCCCATGTTCGTTCTGATAGGAAAATCGAAAAAACTAGTTAATTCTGGATATGCTTGCTGGGCCTTAAGTTAATGTTTCAATATTACAAAATCAATTGGAAACAACTGCTGTTGCAGATGATTTGTTTGATGATACCAGCTCTCAAAGCTCTTCACACTCAGGATCATATTCTTGCTTGAACTACATCTCTGGCGATGAGCACAAGCTTGATTTAAGCACAACAAGGAGGGAGAAACATCTGGACACGAGGACTCAAAATTCAACAAGATTCTGTCCTCGAGAAAATTCAAATTCCTATATTGGCCAGGTACTGGCGACAAATGCCTACAACAACTGCAAGGTTTTGCTGGAATCACAAAGTAGAGTTTCTAGCTCTAAAAGCAAAAGGATGATGGACAGTCGTAGATTAACAAGGAACCGATCACTGGTAGACATTCGTAGCCAGCTACTACACCGATCACTAGTGGAAGAAGTGCACAAGCGACGATTGTCCAAGACAGTAGGAGATGTAGAGGATGTTGGTTTTCAGGCACCTGCCGAGGTTTGCAAAAAGGCGTCACAACGGACTTCGAGCAGAAGACATTAAAATTAGCTTTTCTCTATGTCAAAAATGAATGAGAGAATTGATGATCTTGTTCCAGAATGAAGCTATGGAGAAAATGCTTTTAAGTAGCAGCTAAATTACCCCTTACGCAGTAAGTCTACAAAAACAATATGAGGGAGCTTTGTTTGGCATCCATGTAAGTTGGTATTAAGAATTCTGAGGTTGAAGGTATAGTGCTGGATACATAAAGTgtaaatatgtatttacatgGTTTGTGTTGGATGATACTAGCTTGTATTTGCAATGAAGTATTATTGCTTTCTTTTACTTGCAGCCATGGGAAAATCTTAAGCGTTTATACTCGAAGTTCTGCTTTTTGTGAAATTCTGCTTCAAATTTTTCTCATGTGAAACCCCATATGGAAAGGTTCCAAGAAGCGATGCCAGTATACATTTTAGGGCTAAACTTGAAAGGTGGAGATCCTGAGGCTGAAAATTTGACAGAGTGAAAGCAACAACAGTTTCAACTAATGTTTGGTCTACAATATTTGAGCTTGCAATAATCAAGCTATCAATAGTTATGGATTGCATGATGGCATTTAATATTTTGTCAATATAGTGAAACAAGTGGAAACAATGCATCATTGAAACCAAATAATGCAGTACAGCATGCTGTGTTCTCCATGTCCATAATTGCAAAGCATTAACTGTAGAGATTTCACATTTGTGTACCATCTGCAGTTCCCAATCGTTTTCCATTAAGTTTTGCCGGGTGGATCCTGCCTGAATTATGATCCTCCCACCTTTTCTCAAATAATGCAGCCCTTGAGGTTTCTGACTTTGATGCAAGTTGTTGACAGTATATACTTCTCTGTTAGTTCATAACTTTAATGCAACAGGATCTGATTGAGGGGTTGGAAAATTTAGGGTTGTATATTATGTGTGGAAGTAACTGTTAAAGAATCTGCCggaacaaataaaaagatggtTTGAAGATgtgaaaacattgtttttaaagtatttatttgtCTCACATAGAGATAACATTTCTAAAATACAATTAAGTTCTCTAAACCtctaaaaatatgagaagagaagacaaaagaaataaaatatcttttttttgtatatcaTTGTTCTCTACATAGTAACATGTTTATTAGACTTgaaacattataataaaatattatgtatattaatattatgaccgttaatgaaataattatatttgaaattaaactgAATAGCTGATATTCAGTTTTATTCCAACAgttataaatgttaaaattaattatgaaaattaaagaaattaattcaaaaaataaattaatctcacTGACATATTAAGTTCCAAGTGCCCAAATGTCAAGTactatcttttaatattataaatattcatataatgaCATTAGAAAGCCCACTAGAAGAGCCTATCCATAATgactttcatttaatttattacataATAGAAACTCACACTTATAAACATTTAGGAGAGAGTGTTTCATAGCAATATGAGATAgacatctttttcttctttattcatttacaaaCTACACCAATATTAATCCCCCACTAATTTATAATGAATATCTTTTCACTTGATAGAATTATGCTTACAAGAAggtattttgtaatttaatccttcaattagTGTTAGAACTTAAATCTTACTAAAGTTATTGGTGTTcgcaaattaaattaaattttttgttatagAATTAAAGATATTACACATACAATACTATCCAAACTCTTAAAGAGGTTTATAATTGTTTAGCACTATTATGGTCATGTactaaaatcttattttcattaatatttacaAGAGAAAACCTTAACTCTTGTCAAAAGCGGCACAACTTCGTCTACATTCATAAAGGTAGAATTATAAATGTCTTTATTACATTAGACAACTTTAAATTCCATTAAGAGCCTACGCTCATTCTCCTTAACGTGTAATAGAACACACTAAATATTATCATAATAGGGTGCAAAACTAATTATCAGTGCTCAATAGATACTAAACAATAACTTGTTATTACTCATTAAACTTACAAATAAGTTTCTTGCTAATCCAAAGTTGGGTTTCTATTACCTGTATCTTTAATAATGGGTTTCAACCTCATTCTACTAGTTGTTTTCTTTACCATGTTTTTAGATAATCCTTTTGTAATCAAAACCACTAAATTATTCATAGACTTCACATAGATAATGATGATTACCCTATTTGTAATCAACTCTTTAATATATTCATGTCAAATGCTTATATGTCTTGACTTACCATTGTAAATATTACTATAATAAGCTCGAGGTATAATTGCTTCATTATCACAATATAAAGAAATAACTGACATAGGTTATGACCACAACTTAATATCTAACAATATATTTCTTAGTCATTCTGTTGTAGCAGccataacaataaatatttagtTCCAAGTGTCCAAGTGtcatcttttgatattataaatatttatataatagcaTTAGAAAACTCACTATGAGAGCTCATCCACCATGACTTTCACTTAATTTACTACACAATAGAAACTCTCACTTATAAATACTTAGGAGGGAGTGTTTCTTTATAATGTGGgatagatatgtttttttttttcatttacaaaCTATACCAACAATAACTAGTTCTAAGGAGGTGATTTCGCATGAAAAAAGACTCACACCAAGTGTGCAATCATGGGTAAGCCCCCGTAAAGAGCTACTGGAAAGTTGAGCTATCCTCCATCCCCAGCCAACATGTAGTCCTTATTGCTTccttcatatatatacatacctGGTAGATGATGATCTGGTGGTCTCTATTGGTGACTTGTAGCAATTCAAACCTTCCTCGGCTGATACATCCTTAGATATACTAGGCCTCTCTCATGATGTAGTTTTTAGAAGAACTATATAGCTTGATATCCTAAATTAGGTTAATGAATCTAGCTGCATTGTTATCTtgaactttgaaaaacaaaaggaaatgaatTGTGATAGTCATTACTAATTTAGTTTGTACTATTCAATTTCATTGTTTACACAGCTATTAGAGTATTTTTGTACTTTAGcactaaaaaaaacagatgaaatAACAtagtacaaaaaatatttagaaaagtagCACAGTTTAAAGAGTCGTAAATGCCATATATGACTCGCGAGTCGCAAGTGTCATGTGTGACCCTCTTCAAAGTTAAAAATAGGCTAACACAATTTACAATaaagagagatgagagagaggaaaacaaggaaagaaagaaaaaaagaccacGAAGACACATCAAATCTCCAATGACGACATCACCAGTATTGTTGGAAAGATATCAATAAGAAGAATCAAATGACACcaagaaaaatcatgaatgGTGATTGAAAAGGGTCACACGAGCCGTCCAAATATGTTGGGACTCATTTGCCTTCAAATAGCTCATGTGACTCACCCCGGCCACCATAGATGATCTTCCTTGATATCATTGAATTTGTCTCGTTAAGATCTTTTCATTGGTATTGGTGGTGTCATTATCGGAAATTTAGTGTCTCcagaatctttttctttttctttgtgaagagagatgagagagaaaaaaattaaaaaaaaagatctcagAGGCACACCGAAGCTCCAGTGACGACACCACATGTATTATTGAAAAGATCCCATTGAGAGGAATCCAACGACATTAAATAAAGTCATCAATGGTGACCAAAGTGTGCCACATGAGCCGTCCAAAGGTAAATGAGCCCTGACATATTTGGACGTCTCATGTGGCCCACTCCAATCATTATTCTTGATGTTTGGTGTTGTTGGACTTATCTTGTcgatatctttttaataatgcCGGTGGTATCATTATCAGAGTTTTAGTATGTCTCTGgggtctttttctttctttcttgttgtgCAATCATCGGAGTGTCAATGTATTTCTaagatctttttctttctttctttccttgtttctctttttttttattgtaaattatatcatcttattttttaattttaaatagtcATGAATGACACTTGCTATTAGCAGGTCTAAATTGTACTACTTTTTTAAGTATTTGATGtaatatgttatatatatattttttaaactgctataaaaaaaataaaaaaaaaataaaaaaaaaaaaacagcggCTATTACACTGACCTAAATCGACTGTCTTGCTTATTTCCTGATCATAACAGCATACTAGTTTTGTCCTGGCCATTCAGTTTTCTTCTATCTTTTCTTCTGATGGGACTAGCCATTCAAAACATGTCAGAAAAATGAGCAGTGAGAGATGGTAAATTAGTTTAGAAACCTAGAGAGAGTTGAAGTGTAACTGCTGCTGCTAGGGCTATCACCACCTGAAAagttgaaaattacaactccCTGCATCCCTGTTATTTGGATTTTCCcaaatttagatttatttacaGAAAATAATCGAACAAATAGTTTTTGGCACTTCATGATGGTTCAAAACTTCAAAATCTTCAACAAATCTACATAACTAAACAACAAAGGGACATAACTTGTCACCAAAGCGCCAATTCTATACCACTAAAGGTAACATAAGAATTTGTGGTCCTGTTTTACTAAATATTGGCTATGAAACAACTTTCTGCTAAAAGGTTCAATAATGGTTACATTAGTGAAAATGTCTAACAAATTTACCAAGGTACAAGACTACCTGTTTGTGTAAGGATTCTAATAGTTCCTATCTTAGGTTAAACGTTTTCCGATACCGAACCAGCACATGATCCGGCCTATCTGGACCTGAGTAGGAAAGCAATGGCAAGTCCGAGAGCATGTTTATACAGTTGAGTGCCACCATTTTTTAGTTCTCTTTGAATATCCAAATTTTCTAAGAGGTGTTACAGTtacaaattaaatacaaaattaacatGTGAAAGTTAATAATCAAGCCTATGATGTTATCTTTAATAGCATGATAAAGGTTTTGCGTAAGTTAATTATTAAGGTATTCTTTACCAAATACGATTTGACCTCACTCAACCAACCTTGTTTAAAGCTATCCATGCATGAGGAAGTCTTGTCTGTTCAAAGTCAACTTTCACTTCAATCATGTCTCAAACTCAAAAGGCTCATGCTCATGCAGCTGGCAATCATAGCATGTTATGATCATTCAGTCCTTCATCATCATCCATTAGCTTGCATTTCAGCTGATTGTTTTCTTCAGACAATCTGATACCAACAGGAGCCTGTAGTGACAAAATGTCAAACTTCCTTTTAGTTTACTCACAAAAACAGAAGTCAAGTGTTCTACTGTCAGTTATTGACTCAGTGGTTTTGCTtggatttaaaaatttagaacCCCCCTGAGAGGAGGCAACCTAAGGTTGGAAAAATTCTTCATGAGACTCCAAGgaggaaaaataatttgaactaAAATATTTCAACTTGGGAAGCCAATGATTGTAAGAAAGGATAGAAATTTTCATTCAAGTTGTAACATTTACAAGATCATATTATTCATGCATCTGATAATCTAACAAGATTTTACAATTACAAGTGAAGGTCAGTCATGTCAAACCAGATTTGCTCAAATGCCTTGATAATgaaatcatgatatttttttgaattgagtGAAAGGTAACAAGCAAGAAGTTCTTCCAAATCCTTTGAATCCTGGATATTGTTCTCCACAATCATCTCCACCATTGAATCCTTGAAGTCTCTCTGTGGATCAACTGAGGACATAACCACTGCGAAGCTCTCTGAAAGCGTCTTGTTTCTTGAAAATGACACACCTTTTCGAGCACAAGCCTGGATTTTCCTGCTTGCAATTCTTGGAGTATTAGCTCGGAGTTTTATCCCTGTCGAATTCGCTGAGGACTTTCTTGTAGGAGGATTGTTCTTTTGCTCTTTACGAGTCCTAATGCTTCTCTCATTGACAATTTTGACAGAGAGAGACCTATGTGCTTTTACCCCTTCCAATTTAGATGAACTTCTTCTGAACTGAGTAACTTCAGTTTCCTTGTCGTTGAATTTTGCTGGCTTGGTCAATATTCGAGGAAGCTCTAGCTCGGGGATCCTGCCAAACCCTTCAACCTCCTTGATTTTCCTTTCATAGGATTCTTCATTCATGTCAATGATAATGTCAGCGGTTGAAGAGCTAACATTACAGTTACAAGAGCTAGACCAGGATGACAATTGATGATCAATGGAATCAGGAACAAGAAAACCGTCATCTTCATCAGATTCTGATAAGAAGTCAAGCTCATCATAGGAGCTCTCAGCAGGAGAGCTAGAGTAGTCAGGTGAATCACCTGGAATTGACTTGGTCAGGTTTGAGTTAACCGTTACGCGACAGCTACAATCAGCAGAGAATGTGGAGACCAGTTTTGGAGAAGGCTTGtaaatggtttttcttttgtttcttttattggaTGATTTTCTTGGTAGATCAGGAAAGTGAGTATCTGAGGCTTTTGGATTTACAGGTGAATTGTAATGGAATTTCTCAGCTCTTCCAGGTTCTGTGGTGAAGCAATAAGAGTATCTTTGATGAGAAATGTTGGGTTTTTGTGATGTTACATTTCCTGGGGgtggttttttcttgaaagCTTGAGAGGTGTATTGCTTTCTGCCTTTGCTCATGTCCTTGAGCTTGTAAAACCAGGCATTTGGTATCATATCTGACAATCTAAACCT
This genomic interval from Populus nigra chromosome 11, ddPopNigr1.1, whole genome shotgun sequence contains the following:
- the LOC133706163 gene encoding probable serine/threonine-protein kinase WNK4 isoform X1, whose protein sequence is MYRKHVEVRPFDETKADHGYAEIDPTGRYGRFEEVLGRGAMKTVYKAIDEFLGIEVAWNQAKLSRVLSSPEDLQRLYSEVHLLRILTHDSIIKFYASWIDVRGKTFNFITEMFTSGTLRQYRQKYTRVNIRAIKKWARQILEGIVYLHGHDPPVIHRDLKCDNIFVNGHLGQVKIGDLGLAAILRGSQSAHSVIGTPEFMAPELYEENYNELVDVYSFGMCVLEMLTAEYPYSECTNPAQIYKKVTSGKLPAVFYRIQDLEAQRFIGKCLETASKRLPAKELLLDPFLASDEAELSQVPRIRNQKSFLNDREMEKLQLNDHPPRTDMIITGKLNRDDTIFLKVQIANEDGTPRNIFFPFDILHDTPIDVAMEMVKELEIGDWEPFEIADMIDGAISDLVPNWKKWDLPNTEPRHIFDYQEDDGHNHPFHSSSYSSSHSSLSGLMPHLLQDDLFDDTSSQSSSHSGSYSCLNYISGDEHKLDLSTTRREKHLDTRTQNSTRFCPRENSNSYIGQVLATNAYNNCKVLLESQSRVSSSKSKRMMDSRRLTRNRSLVDIRSQLLHRSLVEEVHKRRLSKTVGDVEDVGFQAPAEVCKKASQRTSSRRH
- the LOC133706163 gene encoding probable serine/threonine-protein kinase WNK4 isoform X2, producing MYRKHVEVRPFDETKADHGYAEIDPTGRYGRFEEVLGRGAMKTVYKAIDEFLGIEVAWNQAKLSRVLSSPEDLQRLYSEVHLLRILTHDSIIKFYASWIDVRGKTFNFITEMFTSGTLRQYRQKYTRVNIRAIKKWARQILEGIVYLHGHDPPVIHRDLKCDNIFVNGHLGQVKIGDLGLAAILRGSQSAHSVIGTPEFMAPELYEENYNELVDVYSFGMCVLEMLTAEYPYSECTNPAQIYKKVTSGKLPAVFYRIQDLEAQRFIGKCLETASKRLPAKELLLDPFLASDEAELSQVPRIRNQKSFLNDREMEKLQLNDHPPRTDMIITGKLNRDDTIFLKVQIANEDGTPRNIFFPFDILHDTPIDVAMEMVKELEIGDWEPFEIADMIDGAISDLVPNWKKWDLPNTEPRHIFDYQEDDGHNHPFHSSSYSSSHSSLSGLMPHLLQGSYSCLNYISGDEHKLDLSTTRREKHLDTRTQNSTRFCPRENSNSYIGQVLATNAYNNCKVLLESQSRVSSSKSKRMMDSRRLTRNRSLVDIRSQLLHRSLVEEVHKRRLSKTVGDVEDVGFQAPAEVCKKASQRTSSRRH
- the LOC133668771 gene encoding transcription repressor OFP4-like, which produces MGNYRFRLSDMIPNAWFYKLKDMSKGRKQYTSQAFKKKPPPGNVTSQKPNISHQRYSYCFTTEPGRAEKFHYNSPVNPKASDTHFPDLPRKSSNKRNKRKTIYKPSPKLVSTFSADCSCRVTVNSNLTKSIPGDSPDYSSSPAESSYDELDFLSESDEDDGFLVPDSIDHQLSSWSSSCNCNVSSSTADIIIDMNEESYERKIKEVEGFGRIPELELPRILTKPAKFNDKETEVTQFRRSSSKLEGVKAHRSLSVKIVNERSIRTRKEQKNNPPTRKSSANSTGIKLRANTPRIASRKIQACARKGVSFSRNKTLSESFAVVMSSVDPQRDFKDSMVEMIVENNIQDSKDLEELLACYLSLNSKKYHDFIIKAFEQIWFDMTDLHL